In a single window of the Nocardioides massiliensis genome:
- a CDS encoding ATP-binding protein, which produces MLRRTRSSTSRDDDPTSAWDSSPSPRAFALAVFVTVPTLSLVGAITLGFPGSDVSTNVSSGALVLAGLAATVSCLLRARRTTGRRRRGWNLIALAGVIVISGNVAASTVSGGFATGLANGLTDTTIALGLVVSAIALLHFTRVASRRNLTALTLDGTVAGAAVLIIASSVIYDPLLEQADGGFINGFTVLLIPVLDVIVATIAGIQALRAGRSDRLALGLIGAGYLAYMLDDLNYVVEQASAGYVFGTWTDLGWVAGYALIGLAAWAPSTTRGPRRIRRRTAEAFGTIIIFVILLSAGLVQALAADGPSTAGRVALWVVLVGAALGRELLQSQEIHDLRRGLEQRVTEQTASLRHWGEQTQALLDSVGDGIYGVDVRGRITFINRSAQTMLQLDDAVLGSAHAHDLFHAPKASGEPYPVESCYITEAIEHAITANSEEDVYLRADQTELAVEITASPILSRVDGTVSGAVVAFRDATERREVERMKDHFLSVVSHELRTPLTAIRGSLGLISSGALGDLPEEVSALTATAEESAERLGRLVNEIVDVERLASGNFVVNLAAHRAADLVAASLTELDGLVSASGIELVTGEIDGTVFADADRFSQVLTNLVGNAVKFSEPGSAITLTAVPDGDEVVFAVTDQGRGIPPERLEDIFERFRQVDSSDARLQGGTGLGLAITRAIITQLGGRVWAESQVGVGSTFRFTLQSATHADAEELECDCEGSCEHAAN; this is translated from the coding sequence GTGCTGCGCAGGACCAGGTCGAGCACCTCGCGGGACGACGACCCCACGTCCGCGTGGGACTCCAGCCCGTCCCCACGAGCGTTCGCCCTGGCCGTCTTCGTCACCGTCCCGACGCTCAGCCTCGTCGGCGCGATCACCCTCGGCTTCCCCGGCAGCGACGTCAGCACCAACGTCTCCTCCGGCGCCCTCGTCCTGGCGGGACTCGCCGCCACCGTCAGCTGCCTGCTCCGCGCTCGCCGTACGACGGGCCGGCGCCGACGCGGCTGGAACCTGATCGCGCTCGCCGGCGTCATCGTCATCTCCGGCAACGTCGCGGCCAGCACCGTCTCCGGGGGCTTCGCGACCGGCCTGGCCAACGGGCTCACCGACACCACCATCGCGCTCGGCCTGGTGGTGTCGGCGATCGCGTTGCTGCACTTCACCCGCGTCGCCTCGCGGCGCAACCTCACCGCGCTGACCCTCGACGGCACCGTCGCCGGTGCCGCGGTGCTGATCATCGCCAGCTCGGTGATCTACGACCCGTTGCTCGAGCAGGCGGACGGTGGGTTCATCAACGGCTTCACCGTGCTGCTGATCCCGGTCCTCGACGTCATCGTCGCCACCATCGCCGGCATCCAGGCGCTCCGCGCCGGTCGCTCGGACCGACTTGCGCTCGGCCTGATCGGGGCCGGCTACCTGGCCTACATGCTCGACGACCTCAACTACGTCGTCGAGCAGGCGAGCGCGGGCTACGTCTTCGGCACCTGGACCGACCTGGGCTGGGTCGCCGGCTACGCGCTCATCGGCCTGGCGGCCTGGGCGCCCTCGACCACGCGCGGACCGCGCCGGATCCGTCGTCGTACGGCCGAGGCGTTCGGCACGATCATCATCTTCGTCATCCTCCTCTCGGCCGGGCTCGTCCAGGCGCTCGCCGCGGACGGTCCCTCCACGGCCGGCCGCGTCGCACTGTGGGTCGTGCTCGTGGGGGCCGCCCTCGGTCGCGAGCTCCTGCAGAGCCAGGAGATCCACGACCTGCGCCGCGGGCTCGAGCAGCGCGTGACCGAGCAGACCGCCTCGCTGCGGCATTGGGGCGAGCAGACCCAGGCACTGCTCGACAGCGTCGGCGACGGCATCTACGGCGTCGACGTACGCGGCCGGATCACCTTCATCAACCGCTCCGCGCAGACGATGCTGCAGCTCGACGACGCGGTGCTCGGCAGCGCCCACGCCCACGACCTGTTCCACGCCCCGAAGGCGTCGGGCGAGCCCTACCCGGTCGAGTCCTGCTACATCACCGAGGCCATCGAGCACGCCATCACCGCCAACTCCGAGGAGGACGTCTACCTCCGCGCCGACCAGACCGAGCTGGCCGTCGAGATCACCGCCTCGCCGATCCTCAGCCGGGTCGACGGGACCGTGTCCGGCGCCGTGGTCGCCTTCCGCGACGCCACCGAGCGCCGCGAGGTCGAGCGGATGAAGGACCACTTCCTGTCGGTGGTCAGCCACGAGCTGCGTACGCCGCTCACCGCGATCCGCGGCAGCCTCGGCCTGATCTCCAGTGGAGCGCTCGGCGACCTGCCCGAGGAGGTCAGCGCGTTGACCGCCACGGCGGAGGAGAGCGCAGAACGGCTCGGACGCCTGGTCAACGAGATCGTCGACGTCGAGCGGCTGGCGTCGGGCAACTTCGTGGTCAACCTCGCCGCCCACCGGGCCGCCGACCTGGTGGCGGCCAGCCTCACCGAGCTCGACGGCTTGGTCAGCGCCTCCGGCATCGAGCTGGTCACCGGGGAGATCGACGGGACCGTCTTCGCCGACGCCGACCGGTTCTCGCAGGTCCTGACCAACCTCGTCGGCAACGCGGTGAAGTTCTCCGAGCCCGGCTCGGCGATCACGCTCACCGCCGTACCCGACGGCGACGAGGTCGTCTTCGCCGTCACCGACCAGGGTCGGGGCATCCCGCCCGAGCGTCTCGAGGACATCTTCGAGCGGTTCCGCCAGGTCGACTCCTCCGACGCGCGGCTGCAGGGTGGCACCGGTCTGGGCCTGGCGATCACCCGCGCCATCATCACCCAGCTCGGTGGCCGGGTGTGGGCCGAGAGCCAGGTCGGCGTCGGCAGCACCTTCCGCTTCACCCTGCAGTCGGCCACCCACGCCGACGCCGAGGAGCTGGAGTGCGACTGCGAGGGCTCCTGCGAGCATGCCGCCAACTGA
- a CDS encoding pyruvoyl-dependent arginine decarboxylase yields the protein MNARSSEAAEASGRLHITVRTAAGTGRTPVSAFDDALHKAGVADFNLIRLSSVVPPRSDVVVSDEPLPMEHGDRLYCVYAAGHAELRGESTWAGLGWAYDEDHGGLFVEHHSGSEASVRELVEMSMQDMARRRERDFGPVHQAVIGAHCVDQPVCALAIATFEVRGWDDARA from the coding sequence GTGAACGCACGTTCCAGCGAGGCCGCCGAGGCCTCGGGACGGCTGCACATCACCGTTCGCACCGCCGCCGGCACCGGACGCACGCCGGTCTCGGCGTTCGACGACGCCCTGCACAAGGCCGGCGTCGCCGACTTCAACCTGATCCGGCTCTCCTCGGTCGTCCCGCCGCGCTCCGACGTCGTCGTGAGCGACGAGCCGCTGCCGATGGAGCACGGCGACCGGCTCTACTGCGTCTATGCCGCCGGGCACGCCGAGCTGCGGGGCGAGTCGACCTGGGCCGGGCTCGGGTGGGCGTACGACGAGGACCACGGCGGGCTGTTCGTCGAGCACCACAGCGGCAGTGAGGCGTCGGTGCGGGAGCTCGTGGAGATGTCCATGCAGGACATGGCCAGGCGCCGCGAGCGGGACTTCGGCCCCGTGCACCAGGCGGTCATCGGGGCGCACTGCGTCGACCAGCCGGTGTGCGCGCTGGCGATCGCGACGTTCGAGGTGCGCGGCTGGGATGACGCACGTGCGTGA
- a CDS encoding VanZ family protein: MTHQRLARRCLVAWGLVVAVFLLTPAVELPSGAVGWVADVLRSGGAPETVVAGKRVEFGVNVAVISPLTFLGHWAFPGRTWRDWTAYGFVGSMAVEATQALLLSRRSAEFVDVVANTAGALLGAIAAIAVVSTGLDQRMISRRRPRSPR; this comes from the coding sequence GTGACCCACCAACGCCTCGCCCGCCGGTGCCTGGTCGCGTGGGGACTCGTGGTCGCGGTGTTCTTGCTGACGCCGGCCGTCGAGCTCCCCTCCGGCGCCGTCGGCTGGGTGGCCGACGTCCTGCGCTCCGGCGGGGCGCCGGAGACGGTGGTCGCCGGCAAGCGCGTGGAGTTCGGCGTCAACGTCGCCGTCATCAGCCCGCTGACGTTCCTCGGTCACTGGGCGTTCCCGGGCCGGACGTGGCGCGACTGGACCGCCTACGGGTTCGTCGGCTCCATGGCCGTCGAGGCCACGCAGGCGCTGCTGCTGTCGAGACGGTCGGCGGAGTTCGTCGACGTCGTCGCCAACACCGCCGGTGCGCTGCTCGGGGCGATCGCGGCGATCGCCGTGGTCTCGACGGGGCTCGACCAACGGATGATCAGTCGGCGCCGACCCCGAAGTCCGCGGTGA
- a CDS encoding Fur family transcriptional regulator, producing MPQPEARHLTPAHPRDWRAELRARGLRLTPQRRLVLQAVETLRHATPEEILTEVRRHHDAINLSTVYRNLEVLEELGAIRHTHLSDRAPTYHAVTDHDHFHLVCRGCGEVTSVELALAASLGDTLREQHGFTADLGHLALFGRCAGCASETSAD from the coding sequence GTGCCTCAGCCCGAAGCGCGCCATCTGACGCCCGCACACCCGCGGGACTGGCGCGCGGAGCTGCGGGCACGCGGGCTGCGGTTGACCCCGCAGCGTCGGCTCGTGCTGCAGGCGGTCGAGACCCTGCGACACGCCACGCCGGAGGAGATCCTCACCGAGGTACGCCGTCACCACGACGCGATCAACCTCTCGACCGTCTACCGCAACCTCGAGGTCCTCGAGGAGCTCGGCGCCATCCGCCACACGCACCTCAGCGACCGCGCCCCGACCTACCACGCCGTCACCGACCACGACCACTTCCACCTGGTCTGTCGCGGGTGCGGTGAGGTGACGTCGGTCGAGCTGGCGCTGGCGGCGTCGTTGGGCGACACGCTGCGGGAGCAGCACGGATTCACCGCCGACCTAGGCCATCTGGCACTGTTCGGTCGGTGCGCCGGTTGCGCCTCGGAGACCTCCGCCGACTGA
- a CDS encoding response regulator produces MTPRLALVVDDDDDIRMITSLTLRRVAGWEVLTASDGQEAIDIARERRPDVILMDLMMPGMDGIEASKLLLADARTADVPIVLLTAKASIGGAQPPWDGLGVAGVISKPFNPRSLAEEVAGMVGWE; encoded by the coding sequence GTGACCCCACGACTCGCGCTCGTCGTCGACGACGACGACGACATCCGCATGATCACCTCGCTGACGCTGCGCCGCGTCGCGGGGTGGGAGGTGCTGACGGCCAGCGACGGCCAGGAGGCGATCGACATCGCCCGCGAGCGGCGCCCCGACGTGATCCTGATGGACCTCATGATGCCGGGCATGGACGGCATCGAGGCCTCCAAGCTCCTGCTCGCCGACGCCCGCACCGCCGACGTCCCGATCGTTCTGCTCACCGCCAAGGCCAGCATCGGGGGCGCCCAGCCGCCCTGGGACGGTCTCGGCGTCGCGGGCGTCATCTCCAAGCCGTTCAACCCCCGCTCCCTCGCCGAGGAGGTCGCCGGGATGGTGGGGTGGGAGTAG